The proteins below come from a single Chryseobacterium nepalense genomic window:
- a CDS encoding Lrp/AsnC family transcriptional regulator: MDNLDDKDLQLLRLLQNDSKLTVKELAKEVNLSPSPVFERVKRLEQEGYIKKYAAILDAEKLNLGFTVYCQLKLKSNDSYLAVEFEREILEIEEVAECYSISGDFDFLLKVYVRDMKQYQNFVFNILGAVPSIGSTHSTFVMAQVKNTHGLTI, translated from the coding sequence ATGGACAATCTGGACGATAAAGATTTACAGCTGCTAAGATTACTGCAAAACGATTCAAAACTGACGGTGAAAGAACTTGCAAAAGAAGTAAACCTCTCACCATCACCTGTCTTCGAGCGGGTTAAAAGATTGGAGCAGGAAGGATATATTAAAAAATATGCCGCTATTCTGGATGCCGAAAAACTGAATCTTGGTTTCACGGTATACTGTCAGCTAAAGCTAAAGAGCAACGACAGCTATCTCGCCGTGGAATTTGAAAGGGAAATCCTTGAAATTGAAGAGGTAGCAGAATGTTACAGTATTTCCGGTGATTTTGATTTTCTTTTGAAAGTGTATGTACGGGATATGAAGCAATATCAAAACTTTGTTTTCAATATATTGGGAGCAGTTCCTTCCATCGGAAGTACACACAGTACTTTTGTCATGGCTCAGGTAAAGAATACCCACGGACTGACAATTTAA
- a CDS encoding Crp/Fnr family transcriptional regulator, with amino-acid sequence MIISEDLLLKYGAFYEKYEPGETIFYEGNMPKFYFQISSGIVELNNYHEDGKEFTQNILMQGQSLGESFLFDDKLYPTNATAKTECKILKLPKNDFINLLKNNPEVSSKMFRCLADILYNKYIMLFNISSSDPISKIKTVMDCLKGNNNKNQYSYEVPLTRQQLANLTGLRVETVIRTIKKMHNSNLVKIENRKIYY; translated from the coding sequence ATGATAATTAGTGAAGATTTATTACTAAAATATGGGGCATTTTATGAAAAGTATGAACCCGGTGAAACGATCTTTTATGAAGGAAATATGCCTAAATTTTATTTTCAGATTTCCAGCGGTATTGTAGAGCTTAATAACTATCATGAGGACGGCAAGGAATTTACTCAGAATATTTTAATGCAGGGCCAGAGTTTAGGAGAATCTTTTTTATTTGATGATAAATTGTATCCCACCAACGCAACGGCTAAAACCGAATGCAAGATTCTTAAACTTCCTAAAAATGATTTTATCAATCTTCTGAAGAATAATCCTGAAGTTTCTTCAAAAATGTTCCGGTGTCTTGCAGATATTTTATACAATAAATATATTATGCTTTTTAATATTTCTTCTTCGGATCCAATATCGAAAATCAAAACAGTAATGGATTGTCTTAAGGGGAACAACAATAAAAACCAGTACTCATACGAAGTTCCGCTTACGAGACAGCAGCTTGCAAATCTTACAGGTCTCCGTGTGGAAACGGTAATAAGAACCATCAAGAAAATGCACAACAGCAACCTCGTGAAAATAGAAAACAGAAAAATTTATTATTAG
- a CDS encoding ferritin-like domain-containing protein codes for METKTPAKKTAAKTTTTTTTSKSSSKTSSKSTAKTPAKKSAAKELKDLFEDSLKDIYWAEKALVKALPTMMKNATDEKLKTSIENHLAETENQVVRLEECFKALGKKAQAKKCDAMQGLLDEAKSIIEETEPGTVRDAGIIAAAQKVEHYEIATYGTLAAFAKVLKEEDCLKYLLETLNEEKKCDELLTKVADTNLNSKAM; via the coding sequence ATGGAAACTAAAACACCAGCTAAAAAAACGGCTGCAAAAACAACAACAACAACAACAACTTCTAAATCTTCTTCTAAAACATCATCTAAATCAACAGCAAAAACTCCTGCTAAAAAAAGCGCAGCGAAAGAGCTTAAAGATCTTTTTGAAGATTCATTAAAAGATATCTATTGGGCAGAAAAAGCACTGGTAAAAGCATTGCCTACAATGATGAAAAATGCTACGGATGAAAAGCTGAAAACCTCTATTGAAAACCACCTTGCCGAAACAGAAAACCAGGTAGTAAGACTTGAAGAATGCTTTAAAGCTTTGGGTAAAAAGGCACAGGCAAAAAAATGTGATGCTATGCAGGGACTTCTTGATGAGGCAAAAAGCATTATTGAAGAAACCGAACCGGGAACTGTAAGAGATGCCGGAATTATTGCAGCAGCCCAGAAAGTTGAACATTACGAAATTGCAACCTACGGAACACTTGCCGCATTTGCAAAAGTCTTAAAAGAAGAAGACTGCCTAAAATATCTTCTTGAAACACTAAATGAAGAAAAAAAATGTGATGAACTGTTGACTAAGGTAGCCGATACCAATCTTAACAGTAAAGCTATGTAA
- a CDS encoding succinate dehydrogenase/fumarate reductase iron-sulfur subunit: MTAKKTLNLTLKIWRQKNSKTKGQFEIYKVSEVSVDSSFLEMLDILNEQLIREDKEPIAFDHDCREGICGTCSLYINGRAHGPDTGITTCQLHMRMFTDGETIVVEPWRSVAFPVIKDLITDRSAFDRVMAAGGFISVNTSGNTLDANAIAVPKENADKAMDAAACISCGACVACCPNGAAMLFVGAKVSHFALLPQGKVEARRRVLNMVKAMDEEGFGNCSVIGACEVECPKNISLDNIARMNREYINAWITTK, translated from the coding sequence ATGACTGCTAAAAAAACACTAAATCTTACCTTGAAGATCTGGAGACAAAAAAACAGCAAAACAAAAGGACAGTTTGAAATATATAAAGTTTCTGAAGTTTCTGTTGATTCATCTTTTCTGGAAATGCTTGATATTCTTAACGAACAACTTATCCGTGAAGATAAAGAGCCAATCGCTTTTGACCACGACTGTCGTGAAGGAATCTGCGGTACATGTTCTTTATATATCAACGGAAGGGCACATGGTCCGGATACCGGAATTACTACCTGTCAGCTTCATATGAGAATGTTTACGGATGGTGAAACAATTGTTGTTGAACCCTGGAGAAGTGTTGCCTTTCCTGTAATTAAAGATCTTATTACAGACCGCAGTGCTTTTGACAGGGTTATGGCAGCGGGAGGGTTTATTTCCGTCAACACTTCAGGGAATACGCTCGATGCCAATGCAATTGCTGTTCCGAAAGAAAATGCCGATAAAGCGATGGATGCTGCAGCCTGTATCAGTTGTGGTGCCTGTGTTGCCTGTTGTCCAAACGGTGCCGCGATGCTGTTTGTGGGAGCTAAAGTTTCTCATTTTGCACTGCTTCCGCAGGGAAAGGTAGAAGCCAGAAGAAGAGTTCTGAATATGGTAAAAGCAATGGATGAAGAAGGTTTCGGAAACTGTTCTGTGATAGGAGCATGCGAAGTGGAATGTCCGAAAAATATTTCGCTGGACAATATTGCAAGGATGAACAGAGAATATATTAATGCATGGATCACAACGAAATGA
- a CDS encoding alpha-amylase produces the protein MNGVIIQYFHWYYKGKLWNEFAENAEYLKSLGISAAWLPPATKCNLGLEGRGYDIYDLYDLGEFDQKGGIATRYGTKEEYVNAIEKAHHHGIAVYADIVLNHRMGADEDEKIKVHQVDEEDRNKIISEPFEVTAQTKFTFPGRQGKYSDFIWDYQCFSGIDIVYKDGGEQTGIFKIHNEYGTEWTDDVSHQLGNYDYLMGADVEYRNPHVVQEMKNWIKWYLETTKADGLRLDALKHLSSDFLKEWITYIKTELNPDCYILGEFWKDDVKKITAFSDKMNDLISCFDAPLHYNFFKASEEGKAYDLSRILEGSLLEEKPVFSVSFVENHDTQKLQALESTVRDWFKPIAYAIILLSEDAYPCIFYPDLFGAEYTDLVDGKEVSVTMPKIEALPKLLIARQKFAIGEQIRYFDHPDCIAWVRKGIDEKFGCVTIISNGDEGFKEIDLGQENANSKFKDFLGHRTEEITTDETGKAVFSVNGCSVSVWIKLQP, from the coding sequence ATGAACGGAGTAATTATACAATATTTCCATTGGTATTACAAGGGTAAACTTTGGAATGAATTTGCAGAAAATGCAGAATATTTAAAAAGCCTTGGAATAAGCGCTGCATGGCTTCCGCCGGCTACAAAATGTAATCTGGGTCTCGAAGGAAGGGGATACGATATTTATGATCTTTATGATCTGGGAGAGTTTGATCAGAAAGGAGGAATTGCTACCCGTTACGGAACAAAAGAAGAATATGTAAATGCCATTGAAAAAGCGCATCATCACGGAATTGCAGTATATGCCGATATCGTGCTTAACCACAGAATGGGAGCCGATGAAGATGAAAAAATAAAAGTTCACCAAGTGGACGAGGAAGACCGTAACAAGATTATTTCAGAACCATTTGAAGTAACTGCACAGACCAAATTTACTTTTCCCGGAAGACAAGGGAAATATTCGGATTTTATATGGGATTACCAATGTTTTAGCGGGATTGATATTGTTTATAAAGATGGCGGAGAACAGACCGGAATTTTTAAAATTCATAATGAATACGGTACAGAATGGACTGACGACGTAAGTCATCAATTAGGAAATTACGATTACCTGATGGGAGCTGATGTAGAATACCGGAATCCTCATGTTGTTCAGGAAATGAAAAACTGGATCAAATGGTATCTCGAAACCACCAAGGCAGATGGATTGCGATTGGATGCGCTGAAACATCTATCTTCCGATTTTCTGAAGGAATGGATTACTTACATAAAAACAGAGCTGAATCCTGATTGCTATATTTTAGGGGAGTTCTGGAAAGATGATGTTAAAAAAATAACGGCTTTTTCCGATAAAATGAATGATCTGATTTCCTGTTTTGATGCTCCTTTGCATTATAATTTTTTTAAAGCATCGGAAGAAGGAAAAGCGTACGATCTTAGCCGTATTCTGGAAGGAAGCTTGCTGGAAGAAAAGCCTGTTTTTTCGGTTTCATTTGTTGAAAATCACGATACACAGAAGCTTCAGGCTTTGGAATCTACGGTGCGTGACTGGTTTAAACCTATTGCCTATGCCATTATTTTGCTTTCCGAAGATGCTTATCCCTGTATATTTTATCCGGATCTTTTCGGGGCGGAATATACCGATCTTGTAGACGGAAAAGAGGTAAGTGTTACCATGCCTAAAATTGAAGCGTTGCCAAAACTGCTGATCGCCAGACAAAAGTTTGCAATAGGAGAACAGATCAGATATTTTGATCATCCTGATTGTATTGCCTGGGTAAGAAAAGGTATCGATGAAAAATTCGGCTGTGTAACGATTATCTCCAACGGTGATGAAGGTTTCAAGGAAATAGATCTTGGACAGGAAAATGCGAATTCAAAATTTAAAGATTTTCTTGGTCACAGAACAGAGGAAATAACAACAGATGAAACCGGTAAAGCAGTATTTTCAGTGAATGGCTGTTCAGTAAGCGTCTGGATAAAACTGCAGCCATAA
- a CDS encoding T9SS type A sorting domain-containing protein, translating into MVKNASFSLRKAVILFGLGLTGFVHSQSWENVGSSSVISAGNSSYNNLAVDALGNYYVSYYDVSVAQGSVQKFDGTSISYLGGSPGITQGTATYNALVADNQGNIYYSNQSFSPTTGMAVRKFSAGSWSVLTQATNSIVNYQALAVSSNNTLFAYGSDGSGTVRRYNSNGSWEQLGNAGFAGGATFAEMAVGSDNNVYACQVTGGTVNVYRISANASSSDSWTLVGGTPAGNAYSSDNSYSDIAMYNDTPFVVYVSSTAEGRKLNVKKFNGTSWVQVGNANFSDTVVNNTAIAVSPNGTPYVIAAVWDSSSSDNGRNFVYRFDASTGSWIKVGGNFISSGVSTFNDIAVDPVNNYLVVAYSENGTNLKRISLNALSVNDVKNNDSFSVYPNPTHGTVTIKSGSKIRSAEIISASGQTVNAKITDNQVDFSSTAKGFYLLKVTLENGATSVKKIIKE; encoded by the coding sequence ATGGTAAAAAACGCTTCTTTTAGTTTAAGAAAGGCTGTCATTCTTTTTGGATTGGGACTTACTGGTTTTGTACACAGCCAGTCATGGGAAAATGTGGGCTCATCCTCAGTTATTTCAGCAGGGAATTCGAGTTATAACAATCTGGCAGTTGATGCCTTGGGTAATTATTATGTTTCTTATTATGATGTATCTGTTGCCCAGGGATCTGTACAAAAATTCGACGGAACATCTATTTCTTATCTTGGCGGATCTCCCGGTATTACTCAGGGAACAGCCACTTATAACGCTTTGGTTGCAGATAATCAGGGAAATATTTATTACAGTAATCAGTCATTTTCCCCGACTACCGGAATGGCGGTAAGAAAATTCAGTGCAGGATCATGGAGTGTGCTTACGCAAGCTACCAATTCTATCGTAAACTATCAGGCGCTTGCGGTATCATCTAACAACACGCTTTTTGCTTATGGATCAGACGGATCCGGAACCGTAAGGAGATATAACAGCAACGGAAGCTGGGAACAACTTGGAAATGCAGGCTTTGCGGGAGGTGCCACTTTTGCTGAAATGGCAGTGGGTTCTGATAATAATGTTTATGCGTGTCAGGTGACAGGTGGTACTGTAAATGTTTACAGAATCAGCGCCAATGCTTCATCATCAGATTCCTGGACACTGGTTGGCGGTACTCCGGCAGGAAACGCTTACAGCTCGGATAATTCTTATTCCGATATTGCGATGTATAATGATACTCCTTTTGTAGTATATGTTTCCAGTACTGCAGAAGGAAGAAAACTCAATGTAAAAAAATTCAACGGTACATCCTGGGTACAAGTAGGTAATGCCAACTTTTCCGATACTGTTGTAAACAACACGGCCATTGCTGTATCCCCAAACGGAACGCCATATGTTATTGCTGCCGTCTGGGACAGTTCCAGCTCCGATAACGGAAGAAATTTTGTATATCGCTTTGATGCTTCTACCGGAAGCTGGATAAAAGTGGGAGGAAATTTTATTTCATCCGGAGTTTCTACTTTTAATGATATTGCCGTAGATCCTGTGAATAATTACCTGGTTGTAGCGTATTCAGAGAACGGAACAAATTTAAAAAGAATTTCATTAAATGCGCTGTCCGTAAATGATGTTAAAAATAACGACTCATTTTCAGTATATCCAAATCCTACCCATGGAACGGTTACAATTAAAAGCGGGTCTAAAATAAGATCCGCGGAAATAATAAGCGCCTCCGGACAGACTGTTAATGCAAAAATTACAGATAATCAGGTTGATTTTTCCAGTACTGCTAAAGGATTTTATCTTCTGAAAGTAACATTGGAAAATGGTGCCACATCCGTGAAAAAGATCATTAAAGAATAA